In Lytechinus variegatus isolate NC3 chromosome 12, Lvar_3.0, whole genome shotgun sequence, a single window of DNA contains:
- the LOC121425153 gene encoding Hermansky-Pudlak syndrome 1 protein homolog yields the protein MKCVLVVRNPSMPDIVFMWNDCEFKTHLAKSAYDRGLTEPDEILGDLDISVVTQYFSPIIASHGLLSSEMNCPYSSITCNNDFIFVMKQFGQHLYITVNGDGEETEQFLHKKLLVFHRIIQFFYGAATEQLRKDNPSQRDLLWDTLGSVLDSWCELYHREQSFLLEALETLEVNQTLNELCIGLLESVLLKFKSAGDKNAAHAMLITGAKLLQLYSSRNAPELHQSDVLLIVTLARSLFPAPKGPLQEIQDEASSQRGGGGAGSDRENRQSGVFSDGEFMSAGEGGGSDGSQYYSPANTHEDRSPLPSDDPEEEKPDASSNPQTEQEPIPDGELQGSLAGRRSKGEGQRSGSTSEDSHTDSWCDLAGGHGADTASIPSIDCTPGGRVPEPPNSQTIWYTPIEGPKPRDADTSSTSTLNSDQPSTPSKSAMPIQNTTPVHETGPAPSTPTQASESCHSTTASLSSGAATRRSRRDRRAGGILDDAAQMMVFLQQSCPYSPHVLHVVRLLPSITLVVVSEINNQVATWVSNCLKRLSDLLNALSRKETGEALQRQSSVGKLDADLKQLGNAVKKSRIQGVQQVHTDLIKQWTVAKGCGLTTNQGSSVSMAQRLESILSEMGKTLKTIFTRCYVHRNAPLIRPPSRYLPVIGDVRASLEDSLTLYHEYLAVRAERNITMTNYLEDFPGLVHFVHVNRTTDKVLAPSINISCESEHVGGKKKLLQEKVWSMVEECHEKLQQGIVMETVREGDFTLSYLLYFEDPGGLLVFNRGLPKTTRSPVPGILAGKYFREVVAHAFPGLTGVTCCELFCIHLSVVPSPMIANHIRRLRIMLRSGDAIAPVTLL from the exons ATGAAGTGCGTACTGGTAGTCCGGAATCCTAGCATGCCCGACATTGTCTTCATGTGGAATGATTGTGAGTTCAAGACGCACCTTGCTAAGTCTGCATATGATCGGGGCCTGACAGAG ccGGATGAGATCCTTGGGGACTTGGACATCAGTGTTGTGACGCAGTATTTCTCACCGATCATCGCATCCCACGGACTTCTCTCATCGGAAATGAACTGCCCTTACTCCAGTATTACATGTAACAATGACTTCATCTTTGTGATGAAACAA TTTGGTCAGCACCTGTACATAACTGTCAATGGAGACGGAGAGGAGACTGAGCAGTTCCTTCACAAGAAGCTCTTGGTCTTTCATCGCATTATTCAGTTCTTCTATGGTGCAGCAACAGAACA GTTGCGTAAGGATAATCCAAGTCAGAGAGATTTATTATGGGATACCTTAGGCTCTGTCTTGGATAGCTGGTGTGAGTTGTACCACAGGGAACAGTCCTTTCTTTTGGAG GCTTTGGAGACTCTAGAAGTCAACCAAACCTTGAATGAACTCTGCATCGGGCTCTTGGAATCTGTCCTTCTCAAGTTTAAGTCTGCTGGAGATAAGAATGCAGCCCACGCCATGTTGATTACAGGAGCTAAGCTCTTGCAGCTCTATTCAAG tcgCAATGCACCCGAGCTCCACCAGTCCGACGTCCTCCTGATTGTGACGCTGGCTCGGTCCCTCTTCCCTGCACCAAAGGGCCCTCTGCAGGAGATACAGGACGAAGCATCGTCTCAGAGAGGTGGAGGAGGAGCAGGATCCGACAGGGAGAACAGACAGTCGGGTGTCTTCAGCGATGGGGAGTTCATGAGTGCTGGAGAGGGAGGAGGCTCAGATGGG TCACAGTACTATAGTCCAGCCAACACGCACGAAGACCGAAGCCCCTTGCCATCAGATGACCCGGAAGAAGAGAAACCAGACGCCAGTTCCAATCCTCAAACTGAACAAGAACCAATACCCGATGGAGAGCTGCAGGGGTCATTAGCAGGTAGAAGGTCAAAGGGTGAAGGTCAGAGGTCTGGGAGTACATCAGAGGATTCTCATACGGATAGCTGGTGTGACCTGGCTGGGGGTCATGGAGCAGACACGGCTAGTATACCTTCCATTGACTGCACTCCGGGTGGGCGTGTCCCAGAACCCCCAAACTCGCAAACCATCTGGTATACACCCATTGAG GGACCAAAACCCCGGGATGCGGACACCAGCAGCACATCCACCCTTAATTCCGATCAACCTTCGACTCCCTCCAAGTCGGCCATGCCCATCCAGAACACGACCCCAGTGCATGAGACCGGTCCGGCCCCATCCACCCCCACCCAGGCCTCCGAGAGCTGCCATTCCACCACGGCTTCACTATCGTCAGGGGCGGCAACCAGGAGGAGTAGGAGGGATAGGAGAGCAGGAGGGATCCTTGACGACGCAGCCCAGATGATGGTGTTTCTCCAGCAGTCTTGCCCGTACAGCCCCCACGTTCTCCATGTCGTGCGGCTCCTCCCGAGCATCACGTTGGTGGTGGTGTCAGAG ATAAACAATCAGGTTGCGACATGGGTCAGTAACTGCTTGAAGCGCCTGAGTGATCTCCTGAATGCCCTGTCAAGGAAAGAGACAGGTGAAGCACTCCAGAGACAAAGCAGCGTAGGCAAGCTGGATGCAGATCTCAAGCAGCTTGGGAATGCCGTCAAGAAGTCAAGG ATCCAAGGTGTACAGCAAGTCCACACAGATCTCATCAAGCAGTGGACGGTCGCTAAGGGGTGTGGCTTGACAACAAACCAGGGATCTAGTGTTTCTATGGCACAAAG ACTGGAATCCATTCTCTCGGAAATGGGCAAAACCCTCAAGACCATCTTCACCCGTTGCTACGTCCACCGCAACGCCCCCCTGATACGCCCCCCATCCCGCTACCTGCCGGTCATCGGGGACGTGCGTGCATCCCTGGAAGACTCACTGACCCTCTACCACGAGTACCTTGCGGTGCGGGCGGAGCGCAACATCACCATGACCAACTACCTGGAAGATTTTCCTGGTCTGGTGCACTTCGTCCATGTGAACAGGACCACCGACAAGGTGCTGGCGCCCTCTATCAACATCAGTTGTGAGTCGGAGCATGTCGGTGGCAAGAAGAAACTGCTCCAAGAGAAG GTTTGGAGCATGGTTGAGGAGTGTCACGAGAAACTTCAGCAAGGAATCGTGATGGAGACGGTCCGAGAAGGAGACTTCACTCTCTCATATCTCCTGTACTTTGAAGACCCAGGG GGTCTGCTTGTCTTCAACAGAGGGCTCCCCAAGACTACGAGGAGCCCAGTCCCTGGTATACTagctggaaaatatttcag AGAGGTAGTGGCCCATGCCTTTCCGGGATTGACAGGGGTGACCTGCTGTGAGCTGTTCTGCATCCATCTGTCAGTGGTCCCCTCGCCGATGATAGCCAATCACATCCGGAGGTTGAGGATCATGCTACGCTCTGGCGATGCTATTGCTCCGGTAACCCTGCTTTGA